GATCCGTTCCAAGTACAGTTCTGTTTCGTCCGGCCGTATTTCGTCGTCGCGAACGGTTTCCGAGAATCCGCGTATCGCGTCCAGATCGTTTCGAAGGTTGTGCCGGACGATTCTGTTGAGTACCTGAAGCCGTTGTTCGCGTGTCTGGCGATCGGTCACGTCACGGAAGCGGTATGCGCGACCGAGGATGGTCTCGGCCCCGTCGGTAATCGAGTTGCGGGTGACGGCGAAGTCTCTGCGTCCCGCCGCCGTCCAAATCGAAACGGGATCGGTGAGATCGGTCTCTGCGGTGATTCCGGCGACATCTTCCAGCGATCGGTCTCTGTGAGCGGACCTATCGATAGAGAAGACGTCTTTGGCGGCCACGTTCACGTCGAGAAGGCGGTTCTCGCGATCGACCACGACCATCGGCCGCTCCAATGTATCGAGGACCGTTTCCCTGGCGAGATGGCCAGCAGTCGGCCCCGGCTCAAACAGACCGCCCCGGAGTTGCAACGTGGCAAATATTCCGCCGATGACGGAAAGCTGCACGAACGTGACCGCCAGGGAAGTGGACTGCCCAAACTGCTGCCCGAACCCGATAGTTAGCGGGAGGAGCGCGATCCCGGTACCAGCACTCACCAGCACTACCGCGCGCCCGTTGGATAAGTCATCGTACGTGAGGGTCCCCCGTGCGATGAGGAACACTCCGAGCAAACCCAGCGAAAATACGGTCAGCTGGAGGACGAACGTCGAAAGATACGACACGCGCCCGATCGCTCCGAGATCCATCTTTCCGATCTCGTGGACCCACGTAATGAGCGTGCTCCCGATCGTCACACAGCCGAGACCAGCCAACCCGACAGCACGTCGGCGAGTGATTGCTGGACCCCGGCCGGTGTACTCGAACACGAACGCGATCCAGAGTATCGCGGTGAAGACTGACCCACCAAGAAGGAGCAGGTAGATCGACGACCCCTCCCCGATCGACCTAGAACTGGTCCGAAGCACCGGGATTGCCACCGTCGAGAAACCGACGAGAGAGAGCAGCAGTGCAAACGGGATCGCGCCAGGATGTTCTCGGTCCCGGGCCACCCGTCCAGCCAGTACGAGACAAACTGCGGCCACAAACGCCCCTGCGACGATCCAGCCGAGGGACATCATGACTTACCCTCTGGCCCACCCCGCACTGCAGGATCGATCTGACTGGTGGTCGTCGGTAGGCGGATCGTCACACGCCGCCGTGCATCGGACTCACGCATCACGGAGAGACTGCCCCCGACCTGTTCCACCGCGAGACGGATCACAGAGATGCCTGCTTCGTCAGATGCTGGAACCGGCGCGGGATCCTTCGGCCCGTCAGTGGCTGTTGTGACCGTGACCGTCACCTGCTCATCGGCAGTTATCTGCAGTCTGACGGCGTCACTCGCGTGCTCCACCGCGTCTTCGAGCACAGTTTCAATGATCACCTCGAACAGGGGGCCAGAAATTACGGCCGAGAGGGGGGCGTCGGGGATATCGACCGTGATCGGTAGATCGACGTCCTCGGTTACCGTTTCCACAACCGTCTCGATCCGGGACCGGACGTCCATGACAGGTTTCGCTCCATCTTTCCCGGCGGCGATCGCCCGTTCGACATCTCGGGCCCGTGCAACGAGTGTCGTGAGTTCGGTCGTCGTCGTCCATATACGATCGGCGATCTGACTCCGATCGGGTGATGGATTGCGATCAGCGGGATCGGCGGCGATCTCGGAGACCTCGATCATGTGGCTTCGTACCACGTCAGCAACGAACCCGCCGAGGAGGGTCAGTTGCTCTTCTCGGATCCGTCGGTCGGTTACGTCCTCACAGAGAAGAAGCGTCCCAACGGACCGGTCGTGTCGATCCCGGACGCGAGTACCCGTGATCTCAAGCGTCGTCTGGCCGTCGAGTTCCACACGAACTGGGTTCCGGGATTCGACCACGTCAGTGGGATC
Above is a genomic segment from Halorientalis sp. LT38 containing:
- a CDS encoding sensor histidine kinase, yielding MMSLGWIVAGAFVAAVCLVLAGRVARDREHPGAIPFALLLSLVGFSTVAIPVLRTSSRSIGEGSSIYLLLLGGSVFTAILWIAFVFEYTGRGPAITRRRAVGLAGLGCVTIGSTLITWVHEIGKMDLGAIGRVSYLSTFVLQLTVFSLGLLGVFLIARGTLTYDDLSNGRAVVLVSAGTGIALLPLTIGFGQQFGQSTSLAVTFVQLSVIGGIFATLQLRGGLFEPGPTAGHLARETVLDTLERPMVVVDRENRLLDVNVAAKDVFSIDRSAHRDRSLEDVAGITAETDLTDPVSIWTAAGRRDFAVTRNSITDGAETILGRAYRFRDVTDRQTREQRLQVLNRIVRHNLRNDLDAIRGFSETVRDDEIRPDETELYLERIETMANELVELSSAIERSEQLLTEPTLERGRCDLGSVAREVAAESRDREITIDTPDEPVTIRSDRPVLRLILQELVDNAIEHADGENSAAEIEVAQTSDGGIIAVHDEGPGIPEHERAVLLEGEETAVMHSRGIGLWLVYWGTTRLGGRLEFTARDARGSTVTVHLPDLRN